In the genome of Plasmodium yoelii strain 17X genome assembly, chromosome: 14, one region contains:
- a CDS encoding serine/threonine protein kinase PK9, putative codes for MYLGSVKNVEDLFLSKGEYKQVFLCLKKNENSEAIQIDISCDSNIYSILQLCREKYGIHGDYLTDSCGNIVENIKEIIDGDTLYLKDNKDKFHFLNQIKSNNLIVNDYIVEKRIGSGGFGIVFQGIHIQTKQKVALKFIPKSNFLDVTDVHRVFIEIQTLRGLIHKNIIKMYDVNHFQNYVCLIMEYAVNSDLKKYIQKNNGYLSEKETYFLFLQIVKGVYYCHSKHIVHRDLKLENILLDENMTCKIADFGLSDFVNVDQNIKTEAGTKLYIAPEIIFNQTTNYSVFKLDIWSLGILLFIMTQGYPPFIDVGKDIKYFEQATLKYSNDISDDLKDLISLMLNVDPNKRPIIVEILNHRWFYRYS; via the coding sequence ATGTATCTAGGGAGTGTCAAAAATGTGGAGGATTTGTTCTTAAGTAAAGGAGAATACAAACAAGTATTCctttgtttaaaaaaaaatgaaaatagtgAGGCAATACAAATAGATATAAGCTGTGATAGCAACATTTATAGTATCTTACAATTATGCAGAGAAAAATATGGAATCCATGGTGATTATTTAACAGATAGTTGTGGAAATATtgtagaaaatattaaagagATAATAGATGGTGAtactttatatttaaaagataataaagataaatttcattttttaaatcaaataaaatcaaataatttaatagtAAATGATTATATAGTAGAAAAAAGAATAGGGTCAGGTGGATTTGGTATAGTATTTCAAGGTATACATATACAAACTAAACAAAAAGTTGCACTAAAATTTATACCTAAAAGTAATTTTTTAGATGTTACAGATGTACATAGAGTCTTTATAGAAATACAAACATTAAGAGGTTtgatacataaaaatataattaaaatgtaTGATGTTAatcattttcaaaattatgtATGTCTAATTATGGAATATGCTGTTAATagtgatttaaaaaaatatatacaaaaaaataatggatATTTATCTGaaaaagaaacatattttttatttttgcaaATTGTTAAAGGAGTATATTATTGTCATTCTAAGCATATTGTACATAGAGATttaaaattagaaaatattttacttgATGAAAATATGACATGTAAAATTGCAGATTTTGGATTATCTGACTTTGTTAATGTTgatcaaaatattaaaactGAAGCTggaacaaaattatatatagcacctgaaattatttttaatcaaACTACTAATTATTCTGTATTTAAATTAGATATTTGGAGTTTaggaatattattatttattatgacTCAAGGTTATCCTCCATTTATTGATGTTGGCAAAGATATCAAATATTTTGAGCAAGCCACTCTTAAATATTCAAATGACATTTCTGATGATTTAAAGGATCTCATATCTCTAATGCTAAATGTCGACCCAAATAAGCGACCCATAATTGTAGAAATTTTAAACCATAGATGGTTCTATCGATATTCATAA
- a CDS encoding heptatricopeptide repeat-containing protein, putative, which yields MYYSKRVNLLNHLDCIQKIWGSLKFQKTVKMKGRNFTYLTSIYEDDIKNQSDKYYGNKNVINEKRESSSPFLFGDDYKIKNNKGNSSNNNDDVLRNILVTDSINDINLYFDSNFNNMKNYELVYLLFKIYEIAFASFYKTYEFSEGLILDNPYFKYISFPQYINIYLKKYGIIDNGSTFSTTVAEIVNDEIICFGNFPNIINKNVNGNVNANTNANTNANTNANTNANTNANTNDVAHNMEGTGQKEMLGEIILSSSNEKIKNNGLSNNGYNYINKGDINRVIELYFKYILYLENLNIKENKWNEYIHNFFLTNKYEKFYYNILDIIYKKILSFSCVDIINFLYILKKINIIQIKDISLLVENVILENLNFMNEQYLVMLGYIYLNNYTNKRKINLKGIKRYCNKNFLEIFINLIQTKIKSMNNTNFIKLLEYISNNNYKHIQFFREIKSEIYKRYNKFNDEQIIKLFYLYSQNINASDDCLMYHLMNSTMMIFSEDQTSNKKKTNINFEKINNNINPTIYNNSEIIKTDTDVSLGKNGKKNCSTSKIDENTEKNNDEKIMKKKEEEIPLYLLLNIIWVNAKYFKESTFLLKKWENIILKNVHNFGSTTISMLIWAYSNVENKNSELYFDNNLYIKLKDRALELYKYMTPNQLSNSLLGLSITIGRTTDAEGRAITDFQDQVEEYLLYNSTDINDKSIQKKTNNKESINNSNTSKKNEGKKKTNFSFLKIFSATDLANVCFAYALIRSGSKEFHSMLQSALVNNLNDLSPQDISKIAYTYGTFYFYSSYTLLSLLQYEIIQRVHQFSGHEICDILWCYSINKFFDTNFWKYMLQAINFEKIHNHRYSLLYPSLSYVNLIDPSILESYNVLRIFNFLKDYYWEIQTCSYPHLFANDIIDTIKYQNEIILSKESENNEKKNTFQYIQKLFDFEGFLIDIYFEYKNSKYAIFLYTSINTTSNGYPLGESILKTRYVKKKNFITIHLIYDIWKNYKGNKIDLIYSQFVEENKFRPETTKEMSQ from the coding sequence ATGTATTATTCTAAAAGGGTTAATTTATTGAATCATCTTGATtgtattcaaaaaatatggGGAAGTTTAAAATTCCAAAAAACGGTTAAAATGAAGGGGAGGAATTTCACTTATTTGACAAGCATATATGAAGATGACATAAAAAATCAAAGTGATAAATATTATGGAAACAAAAATGTAATCAACGAAAAGAGAGAATCATCATCTCCTTTTCTTTTTGGAGatgattataaaattaaaaataacaaaggaaatagtagtaataataatgatgatgttTTACGAAATATATTAGTTACGGATTcaataaatgatataaatcTATACTTTGATagtaattttaataatatgaaaaattatgaactagtatatttattatttaaaatatatgaaatagcATTTGCCAGTTTTTATAAAACGTATGAATTTTCAGAAGGTTTAATTTTGGACAATCCATATTTTAAGTATATTTCTTTTCcccaatatataaatatatatcttaaaaaatatgggaTCATTGATAATGGTTCTACATTTAGTACAACAGTGGCTGAAATAgtaaatgatgaaataatatgttttgGAAATTTTCCtaacataataaataaaaatgtaaacgGAAATGTTAACGCAAATACAAACGCAAATACAAACGCAAATACAAACGCAAATACAAACGCAAATACAAACGCAAATACAAACGATGTGGCGCATAATATGGAAGGAACTGGGCAAAAGGAAATGTTAGGagaaattatattatcatcttcaaatgaaaaaataaaaaataatggatTGTCTAATAATggttataattatataaacaaaGGAGATATAAATAGAGTTatagaattatattttaaatatattttatatttagaaaatttaaatataaaagaaaataaatggaatgaatatatacataatttttttttaacaaataaatatgagaAATTTTACTACAATATATtggatataatatataaaaaaatattatcattttcatgtgttgatataattaattttttatatatattaaagaaaataaatattatacaaataaaagaCATAAGTTTATTAGTAGAAAATGTGATATTAGAAAATTTGAATTTTATGAATGAACAATATTTAGTTATGTtaggatatatatatttaaacaatTACACCAACAAAAGAAAGATAAATTTAAAAGGTATTAAAAGATATTGTAATAAAAACTTTttagaaatatttataaatttaattcaaacaaaaataaaatcaatgAATAATAcgaattttattaaattactTGAATATataagtaataataattataagcatatacaattttttagagaaataaaaagtgaaatatataaaagatatAACAAGTTTAATGATGAACAAATAATcaaacttttttatttatattcacaaaATATTAATGCTTCTGATGATTGTTTGATGTATCATCTTATGAATTCTACTATGATGATTTTTTCAGAAGACCAGACAtctaacaaaaaaaaaactaatattaatttcgaaaagattaataataatataaatccaacaatatataataatagcgAAATAATTAAAACAGATACAGATGTTTCCCttggaaaaaatggaaaaaaaaattgttctACATCAAAAATTGATGAAAAtactgaaaaaaataatgatgaaaaaattatgaaaaaaaaggaagaaGAAATtccattatatttattgctAAATATAATATGGGTAAAtgcaaaatattttaaagaatctacttttttattaaaaaaatgggaaaatataattttaaaaaatgtgcaTAATTTTGGTAGTACTACTATTAGTATGCTAATATGGGCATATAGTAatgttgaaaataaaaatagtgaattatattttgataataatttatatataaagttAAAAGATAGAGCTTTAGAATTGTATAAGTATATGACTCCTAATCAATTATCAAATAGTTTATTAGGTTTGTCTATAACAATTGGTAGAACTACAGATGCAGAAGGAAGAGCTATAACAGATTTTCAAGACCAAGTTGAAGAATATTTATTGTATAATTCAACagatataaatgataaatcaattcagaaaaaaacaaataataaagaaagtattaataattcaaatacaagtaaaaaaaatgaaggaaaaaaaaaaacaaatttttcttttttaaaaattttcagTGCAACAGATCTTGCAAATGTTTGTTTTGCATATGCATTAATTAGATCAGGAAGTAAAGAATTTCATTCAATGTTACAATCAGCTTTagtaaataatttgaatgATTTATCACCACAAGATATATCAAAAATAGCATACACATATggaacattttatttttattcctctTATACATTATTAAGCTTATTACaatatgaaataatacaAAGAGTACATCAATTTTCTGGACATGAAATATGTGACATATTATGGTGTtatagtataaataaattttttgatacaaatttttggaaatatatgttacaggctataaattttgaaaaaatacaCAATCATCGttattctttattatatCCTTCATTATCTTATGTTAATTTAATTGATCCATCTATTTTAGAATCTTATAATGTGTTaagaatatttaattttttaaaagattaTTATTGGGAAATACAAACTTGTTCATATCCACATTTATTTGCAAACGATATTATAGatacaataaaatatcagaatgaaattattttaaGTAAAGAATCAgaaaataacgaaaaaaaaaatacttttcAATATATTCAAAAGCTTTTTGATTTTGAAGGATTTttaatagatatatattttgaatacaaaaattcaaaatatgctatttttttatacacaTCAATTAATACTACCTCAAATGGATACCCATTAGGGGAAAGTATATTAAAAACAAgatatgttaaaaaaaaaaatttcataacaattcatttaatttatgaTATATGGAAAAATTATAAGGGAAATAAAATCGATTTGATATATTCCCAGTTTgttgaagaaaataaatttcgTCCTGAAACGACTAAGGAAATGTCACAGTAA